A genomic stretch from Colwellia sp. Arc7-635 includes:
- the msrQ gene encoding protein-methionine-sulfoxide reductase heme-binding subunit MsrQ has translation MSTSVKKPNKVSFKTVFIRNRVLLLKIAIHLMSFLPLLALYLLAFDEQLGADPVKEVIHFTGIGAFNLLLLSLVLTPIAKKYRQGYLLQTRRLLGLYSFTYALFHLLSFLAFEVQFDLMLFFSEIIDRPYITVGMAALIILFALSVTSITSLRRKMGKKWQKLHNWVYGALLLIALHFFWSVKSDIIEPMIYVFMALFLLNLRRAKIKAWFK, from the coding sequence GTGAGTACTAGTGTAAAAAAGCCGAATAAAGTGTCTTTTAAAACAGTGTTTATACGTAATAGAGTATTATTACTGAAAATTGCTATTCATTTAATGTCTTTTTTACCACTACTTGCCTTATATTTGTTGGCGTTTGATGAACAGCTTGGCGCAGATCCGGTCAAAGAAGTGATTCACTTTACCGGTATTGGTGCTTTTAATTTATTGCTGCTTTCATTGGTGTTAACGCCGATTGCAAAAAAGTATCGTCAAGGTTATTTATTGCAAACAAGGCGACTACTCGGTTTATATAGTTTTACTTATGCACTGTTCCATTTATTAAGCTTTTTAGCTTTTGAAGTGCAGTTTGACCTGATGCTGTTTTTTAGTGAAATTATTGATAGACCATACATTACAGTCGGCATGGCGGCGTTAATTATTCTTTTTGCTTTGAGCGTGACATCAATAACATCGCTTAGACGAAAAATGGGTAAAAAGTGGCAAAAACTACATAATTGGGTTTACGGCGCGCTTTTACTTATCGCCTTACATTTTTTTTGGTCAGTAAAGTCCGATATTATTGAGCCGATGATCTACGTTTTTATGGCGTTATTTTTATTAAACTTACGCAGAGCTAAAATTAAAGCTTGGTTTAAATAG
- a CDS encoding malate synthase G encodes MTKRISIAGLQVAEELYNFVNEKVLPGTAIAAQAFWANFSTLIAELSPKNKALLEKRTSLQQQITTYHQEHQAEKFNFIDYKSFLTRIGYLAAPVADFTISTENVDAELATMAGPQLVVPVMNARFALNAVNARWGSLYDALYGSDVISDADGAEKTKSYNPARGAKVVAFSRDFLDQTIPLIDGSHHNAKSYQVIDNTLVIKLNNSDTTGLVDSTAFIGFNGEAAKPSELVFKHNDLHFIVQFDQSNPIAKSDMAGVSDIAMESALTTIMDCEDSVAAVDAQDKVVAYQNWLGLNQGTLSETFEKSGQQQTRLMHQDKSYQTLSGTTGKLKARSLMFVRNVGHLMTNNAIIDHQNNEIPEGIMDAVITSLISTYDVNQKNSLRNSDTGSIYIVKPKMHGPEEVAFANELFDRTEDLLSLPRNTIKMGIMDEERRTSVNLKACIYQAKERVVFINTGFLDRTGDEIHTSMAAGVMARKADIKLTKWIGAYEDNNVDVGLACGFSGRAQIGKGMWPIPDQMANMLATKINHVEAGANTAWVPSPTAATLHALHYHKVNVLQLQQQLKSRTPANVDDILTIPLAENTQWSAQEISDELDNNSQGILGYVVRWIDHGVGCSKVPDINNVGLMEDRATLRISSQHMANWLQHNICTPEQVLTSMKKMATIVDQQNHYDDQYQAMSDNFDHNIAFQTALELVFKGHLQPNGYTEPLLHKNRLLFKAQNK; translated from the coding sequence ATGACAAAAAGAATTTCAATCGCAGGTTTGCAGGTAGCAGAAGAATTATATAACTTCGTTAACGAAAAAGTGCTGCCGGGCACAGCAATAGCAGCTCAAGCATTTTGGGCTAACTTTTCAACACTTATTGCAGAATTAAGCCCTAAGAATAAAGCTTTATTAGAAAAGCGTACATCATTGCAGCAACAAATAACGACTTATCATCAAGAACATCAAGCAGAAAAATTCAATTTTATAGACTACAAAAGCTTTTTAACACGCATTGGTTATCTTGCGGCACCCGTAGCTGATTTTACTATATCAACAGAGAATGTTGACGCGGAATTAGCCACAATGGCTGGTCCACAACTTGTTGTGCCAGTAATGAACGCGCGTTTTGCTTTGAATGCGGTAAATGCACGTTGGGGCAGCTTATATGATGCTTTATATGGCTCAGATGTTATTTCTGATGCTGACGGTGCTGAAAAAACAAAATCTTATAACCCTGCTCGCGGTGCTAAGGTTGTCGCATTTTCTCGTGACTTTCTAGATCAAACTATCCCATTAATTGATGGTTCACATCACAATGCCAAATCCTATCAAGTTATAGATAATACCTTAGTGATTAAACTAAATAATAGCGACACTACGGGCTTGGTCGATTCAACAGCATTTATTGGTTTTAATGGCGAAGCAGCTAAACCAAGCGAACTTGTTTTTAAACATAACGACTTACATTTTATCGTGCAATTTGATCAAAGTAATCCTATTGCCAAAAGCGATATGGCAGGCGTTAGTGATATCGCAATGGAGTCAGCCCTAACCACTATTATGGATTGCGAAGATTCAGTTGCCGCCGTTGACGCACAAGACAAAGTGGTTGCTTATCAAAATTGGCTTGGCTTAAATCAAGGCACGCTGTCTGAAACTTTTGAAAAGTCGGGTCAACAACAAACCCGTTTAATGCATCAAGATAAAAGCTATCAAACACTGAGCGGCACAACAGGTAAACTCAAAGCACGTAGCTTAATGTTCGTTCGTAATGTTGGCCATTTAATGACGAATAACGCCATTATTGATCATCAGAACAATGAGATACCAGAGGGCATTATGGACGCCGTTATTACCTCATTAATATCGACCTACGACGTTAATCAAAAAAATAGCTTACGTAACAGTGACACTGGCTCAATTTATATTGTAAAACCTAAAATGCATGGCCCAGAAGAAGTTGCCTTTGCTAATGAATTATTTGATCGCACTGAAGATTTATTATCTTTGCCACGTAACACCATCAAAATGGGTATTATGGATGAGGAACGTCGCACTAGTGTTAACTTAAAAGCCTGTATTTACCAAGCTAAAGAACGTGTCGTATTTATCAATACCGGTTTTCTTGACCGAACAGGTGATGAAATTCATACCTCAATGGCTGCTGGTGTAATGGCTAGAAAAGCAGATATTAAATTAACCAAATGGATTGGGGCTTATGAAGACAATAATGTCGATGTTGGTTTAGCGTGTGGCTTTAGTGGCAGAGCACAAATTGGCAAAGGTATGTGGCCAATTCCAGATCAAATGGCCAATATGCTCGCGACTAAAATCAATCATGTTGAAGCGGGTGCAAACACGGCATGGGTGCCATCACCAACTGCTGCAACATTACACGCTTTGCATTACCATAAAGTTAATGTTTTACAATTACAGCAACAACTTAAGAGCCGTACCCCGGCAAATGTTGACGATATCTTAACGATACCATTAGCAGAAAATACTCAATGGTCAGCACAAGAAATCTCTGATGAACTCGATAATAATTCACAAGGTATACTAGGCTACGTGGTACGTTGGATTGATCACGGCGTTGGTTGCTCAAAGGTGCCCGATATAAACAATGTCGGCTTGATGGAAGATAGAGCAACGCTGCGGATATCAAGTCAGCACATGGCAAACTGGTTACAACATAATATTTGCACCCCAGAACAGGTATTAACCAGTATGAAGAAAATGGCGACAATTGTTGATCAGCAAAACCACTATGATGATCAGTATCAGGCGATGTCAGATAACTTTGATCATAACATTGCCTTTCAAACAGCTTTAGAACTCGTCTTTAAAGGTCACTTACAACCTAATGGTTATACAGAGCCTCTATTACATAAGAATAGACTTTTATTTAAAGCACAAAACAAGTAA
- a CDS encoding peptidylprolyl isomerase gives MLRASARHILVDTEEQCLTLKQQIAAGEDFTAVAKAHSNCPSKEQGGALGSFGRGQMVQEFDEVVFSAPLNEVKGPIKTQFGFHLVEVTARSE, from the coding sequence ATGCTAAGAGCATCAGCACGTCATATCTTGGTAGATACTGAAGAGCAGTGTCTAACATTAAAGCAACAAATAGCCGCCGGTGAAGATTTCACAGCAGTAGCGAAAGCCCATTCAAATTGCCCTTCAAAAGAGCAAGGTGGAGCACTAGGTTCTTTTGGTCGTGGCCAAATGGTACAAGAATTTGATGAAGTTGTTTTTTCAGCACCATTGAATGAAGTAAAAGGACCAATTAAAACTCAGTTCGGTTTTCACTTAGTAGAAGTAACAGCACGAAGTGAGTAG
- a CDS encoding DUF2058 domain-containing protein — MASLQDQLLKAGLTTKQKARQANSDKRKTGKQKRSGVKVDASLQEQVKQELELAKKEKLARDIALNNEKKAALVAKEQQLRILQILQHHHVTNVNGEAVYNYTFNSKIKKLFVDSITHKALVNGRLALCGVDDTTYIVTAETAEKVASLDKDVILVQNTKVVEEVIAEDDPYAEFQIPDDMMW; from the coding sequence ATGGCTTCTTTACAAGACCAGTTGCTAAAAGCAGGTTTAACCACCAAGCAAAAAGCAAGACAAGCAAACAGTGATAAACGTAAAACAGGCAAGCAAAAGCGCAGTGGTGTTAAGGTTGATGCCAGTTTACAAGAGCAAGTGAAACAAGAACTTGAGTTAGCGAAAAAAGAAAAGCTGGCGCGTGATATCGCTCTGAACAATGAAAAGAAGGCCGCGTTGGTTGCCAAAGAGCAACAACTGAGAATTTTACAAATATTACAACACCATCATGTCACTAATGTGAATGGTGAAGCGGTTTATAATTACACTTTCAATAGTAAAATTAAAAAGCTATTTGTTGATAGCATAACGCATAAGGCCTTAGTTAATGGCCGTTTAGCCCTATGTGGCGTTGATGATACAACGTATATTGTTACGGCTGAAACAGCCGAAAAGGTAGCAAGCTTAGATAAAGACGTTATTTTGGTACAGAACACCAAAGTTGTTGAAGAAGTTATTGCTGAAGATGACCCTTATGCTGAATTTCAAATTCCTGATGATATGATGTGGTAA
- a CDS encoding molybdopterin cofactor-binding domain-containing protein — protein MKHIENVSRRGFLKKLGISSTALVLGVQLPSMLTIPKALAGVNATDKFSPSVYVQIGADNIVSIVVHRSEMGQGIRTSIPMIVADELGADWEQIAVVQGLGDKKYGSQNTDGSRSVRRFYQPLREAGATARMMLQQAAANQWQVDVSETSAINNTIVHEQSGRELSFGSLVAAASTLALPEQSALILKAKKDFTLIGKSDIALVDGEKIVTGTATYGFDVELANMQYAVIARPPVLGSKVKSFNAEAAKAIAGVIDVVQLPDLEEPAVFKPLGGVAVIAKNTWAAIKGREALAMQWHESEHKSYNTEQYKQALAESCDNPAKVLRSKGDTVNALATAKKVIKASYYVPELIHVPMEPPAATAHYHNGIFDIWACSQTPQSAQATVAQITGVAAEKVNINVTLLGGGFGRKSKPDFVVEAAILSKQLNVPIKVLWTREDEIQNGYYHAVSYQKLAAGIDENGNVSAWQHHVAEPPIGSTFSKGADLITSEANLGLIDMPFDIAHVSCAVGKAPAHTRIGWMRSVTNINHAFAIGSFADELAQAKGVDSKDNLLALIGADRKIDFSTEQAEYGNYGETLEKFPVDTARMKAVVEKASAMAKWGRKLPKGHGLGIAMHRSFVSYVACVVEVSENNNGKIKVHDVWMAVDCGLAVNPERIRSQMEGAAIFALSYTFYSELTAKNGVIEQNNFDGYQIARLSDAPTTHVEIIDSDAPPGGVGEPGVPPIAPAICNAIFNATGKRYRELPLKKYGIV, from the coding sequence ATGAAACATATTGAAAATGTTAGCCGACGTGGCTTTTTAAAAAAATTAGGTATTAGCTCAACCGCTTTGGTATTAGGTGTGCAATTACCTTCTATGTTAACGATCCCGAAAGCTTTGGCGGGTGTTAACGCTACTGATAAATTTTCCCCTAGTGTTTATGTACAAATTGGCGCTGACAATATCGTTAGCATCGTGGTGCATCGCTCAGAAATGGGCCAAGGTATCAGAACCAGTATACCGATGATTGTTGCCGATGAACTCGGTGCTGATTGGGAACAAATAGCGGTAGTGCAAGGTTTAGGTGATAAAAAATATGGTAGCCAAAATACTGATGGTTCGCGTTCAGTAAGACGTTTTTATCAGCCATTGCGTGAAGCCGGCGCTACGGCTCGTATGATGTTACAACAAGCGGCAGCCAATCAATGGCAAGTTGACGTTAGTGAAACAAGCGCGATAAATAATACTATTGTGCATGAACAAAGTGGCCGGGAACTATCTTTTGGTAGCCTAGTCGCTGCAGCGAGCACTTTAGCGTTACCTGAGCAATCAGCCTTAATACTGAAAGCTAAGAAGGACTTTACCCTTATTGGTAAGTCTGATATCGCATTAGTTGATGGTGAAAAAATCGTTACAGGTACCGCGACTTACGGATTTGATGTTGAACTAGCAAATATGCAGTACGCGGTTATCGCGAGACCTCCAGTTTTAGGTTCGAAAGTTAAATCATTTAATGCTGAAGCGGCAAAAGCGATTGCCGGCGTTATTGATGTTGTGCAGTTACCTGATTTAGAAGAGCCGGCGGTATTTAAACCTTTAGGCGGCGTTGCGGTTATTGCTAAAAACACTTGGGCGGCGATTAAAGGTCGAGAAGCTTTAGCAATGCAATGGCATGAAAGCGAGCATAAAAGTTACAATACAGAACAGTACAAGCAAGCGCTAGCAGAGAGTTGCGATAATCCTGCTAAAGTACTGCGCAGTAAAGGCGACACAGTTAACGCTTTAGCGACGGCAAAAAAAGTGATTAAAGCGTCGTATTATGTACCTGAATTAATTCATGTGCCGATGGAACCCCCTGCGGCAACCGCACACTATCATAATGGTATTTTTGATATTTGGGCGTGTTCACAAACCCCACAATCAGCGCAAGCTACGGTTGCACAAATTACCGGTGTGGCCGCTGAAAAAGTTAATATCAATGTGACGCTACTCGGTGGTGGTTTTGGTCGTAAATCTAAGCCAGACTTTGTCGTTGAAGCGGCTATATTGTCGAAACAGCTTAATGTCCCTATTAAAGTATTATGGACTCGCGAAGATGAGATCCAAAATGGTTATTATCATGCGGTCAGTTATCAAAAGCTGGCGGCGGGTATTGATGAAAATGGCAATGTTAGTGCATGGCAACACCATGTAGCTGAACCTCCGATTGGCTCAACGTTTAGTAAAGGCGCTGATTTAATTACATCAGAAGCTAATTTAGGCTTAATTGATATGCCGTTTGATATTGCTCATGTCAGTTGCGCTGTCGGTAAAGCACCGGCTCATACACGAATTGGTTGGATGCGCTCAGTCACTAATATCAATCACGCTTTTGCTATTGGCTCATTTGCTGATGAGTTGGCACAAGCTAAAGGTGTCGACAGCAAAGATAACTTACTAGCTTTAATTGGTGCTGATCGTAAAATCGACTTCTCAACCGAACAGGCAGAATACGGCAATTATGGTGAAACACTAGAGAAGTTTCCTGTCGATACGGCGCGTATGAAGGCGGTAGTAGAAAAAGCCAGTGCTATGGCAAAATGGGGTAGAAAGTTACCCAAAGGTCACGGCTTAGGTATTGCCATGCATCGAAGCTTTGTTAGCTATGTTGCCTGTGTGGTTGAAGTGTCGGAAAACAACAATGGTAAAATTAAAGTTCATGATGTTTGGATGGCGGTAGATTGTGGTTTAGCCGTAAATCCGGAACGTATTCGTTCGCAAATGGAAGGCGCTGCAATTTTTGCGTTATCTTATACATTTTATAGTGAACTAACCGCTAAAAATGGTGTTATTGAACAGAATAACTTTGATGGTTATCAAATTGCTCGGTTGAGTGACGCGCCTACTACTCATGTAGAAATCATCGACAGCGATGCGCCTCCAGGTGGCGTTGGTGAACCCGGCGTGCCGCCGATCGCGCCAGCTATTTGTAATGCCATTTTTAATGCAACAGGTAAACGTTATCGAGAGCTACCATTGAAAAAATATGGCATCGTTTAA
- a CDS encoding nucleotidyltransferase family protein, with translation MTITTTVNDKIAIIVLAAGQSSRLGQMKQLITVQEKSLLEVKLSQALELTNQVYCVLGFNAEQLQTHIDHLPVKIVINKQWSAGMATSISAGVEALSSDIKAVMIVLVDQWQLTVTDLFTIESCWQNNPHAIVVAHALATNALGGKEKVGPPVIFPQRYFSELMQLSGEEGAKPLLKTHQKMLLKVKLAHAFIDVDTPEQLTEMNKILSANLNH, from the coding sequence ATGACAATAACAACGACTGTAAATGATAAAATCGCTATTATAGTTTTGGCGGCAGGGCAATCTTCTCGCTTAGGGCAGATGAAACAATTAATAACGGTGCAAGAAAAAAGTTTACTTGAAGTGAAGTTATCGCAAGCGCTAGAGCTAACTAATCAGGTGTACTGCGTGTTAGGTTTTAACGCTGAGCAGTTGCAAACACATATTGACCATTTACCGGTTAAAATAGTTATCAATAAACAATGGTCTGCAGGCATGGCAACATCGATTTCTGCTGGTGTTGAAGCGTTAAGCTCTGACATTAAAGCGGTGATGATCGTGTTAGTGGATCAATGGCAATTAACGGTCACTGATTTGTTTACAATTGAAAGCTGTTGGCAAAATAATCCTCATGCTATCGTTGTTGCACACGCACTAGCAACTAATGCATTAGGTGGAAAAGAAAAAGTTGGTCCGCCGGTCATATTCCCACAACGTTATTTTTCGGAGTTGATGCAGCTATCAGGAGAAGAAGGCGCGAAGCCATTATTAAAAACGCATCAAAAAATGTTATTGAAAGTAAAATTAGCTCATGCCTTTATTGATGTAGATACGCCTGAGCAACTAACAGAAATGAATAAAATACTCAGTGCTAATTTGAACCATTAA
- the msrP gene encoding protein-methionine-sulfoxide reductase catalytic subunit MsrP, which produces MLIKTKKSYQLSEQEVTDESVYHSRRDLLKKLGYLGAGSLLAQSATANAGPLDFFSSKEAAVFQRKALTFQKANESSQILTPEAKVTSHNNFYEFGTAKGDPVENAQEFKVDPWQLSISGEVDKPYTLGYDDLFKSFPLEERIYRLRCVEAWSMVVPWVGFGLADLIKRAAPNSRAKYVAFETLYDPKQMPGQESRRIGGGVKYPYVEGLRIDEAMNPLTFMSVGLYGKTLPAQNGAPIRLVVPWKYGFKSIKSIVGIKLVEHKPPTTWNILADSEYGFYANVNPEVDHPRWSQASERRITTGGLFARNRIATLPFNGYGEEVADMYKNMDLRKNY; this is translated from the coding sequence ATGTTAATTAAAACTAAAAAAAGCTATCAACTGTCTGAGCAAGAAGTAACAGACGAATCCGTTTATCACTCTAGACGCGATCTTTTAAAAAAACTGGGTTACCTTGGCGCTGGTAGTTTATTAGCACAATCAGCAACGGCTAATGCTGGTCCATTAGACTTTTTTAGTAGTAAAGAAGCAGCGGTATTTCAGCGCAAAGCGCTAACCTTTCAAAAAGCCAATGAATCTTCGCAAATTTTAACCCCTGAAGCGAAAGTAACCTCTCATAATAACTTTTATGAATTTGGTACTGCAAAGGGCGATCCGGTCGAAAACGCTCAAGAATTTAAAGTTGATCCTTGGCAGCTAAGTATTTCTGGTGAAGTCGATAAGCCTTACACTTTAGGCTACGATGATCTCTTTAAAAGCTTCCCTTTAGAAGAGCGTATATATCGCTTACGCTGTGTTGAAGCATGGTCAATGGTCGTGCCTTGGGTTGGCTTTGGGCTAGCTGACTTAATTAAAAGAGCCGCACCAAATTCACGCGCAAAATATGTAGCCTTTGAAACCTTGTACGATCCAAAACAGATGCCTGGGCAAGAAAGTCGTCGTATCGGTGGTGGTGTTAAATATCCTTATGTTGAAGGTTTACGTATAGATGAAGCGATGAACCCACTGACATTTATGAGTGTTGGTTTATATGGTAAAACGTTACCAGCACAAAATGGCGCTCCTATTCGATTAGTTGTGCCATGGAAATATGGTTTTAAAAGCATTAAATCCATTGTTGGCATAAAATTGGTTGAACATAAACCACCAACAACATGGAACATCTTAGCTGATAGTGAATACGGTTTTTATGCCAATGTTAATCCAGAGGTTGATCATCCGCGCTGGAGTCAAGCAAGTGAAAGACGCATAACCACAGGGGGGTTGTTTGCTCGTAATCGTATCGCAACACTACCATTTAATGGTTACGGTGAAGAAGTAGCTGATATGTATAAAAATATGGATTTAAGGAAAAACTATTAG
- a CDS encoding penicillin acylase family protein, with amino-acid sequence MKYFKNTLLGLLFVLLLVLASLGTWIYSQIDSALPQLDGKRTLYGLSTSATVERDKQGIVTIKAKNRLDIAVATGFVHAQERFFQMDLLRRNSAGELASLFGEAAIDYDSEIRRHRFRERAMAIVAQLSSAELNLLKAYTRGVNQGLKYLKAPPFEYLLLRQEPVEWREEDTILTVLSMYIDLQYPDGERERTLGLLHSVLSPEVFAFLNPKGSIWDAAIDGTEFSESPLPKAPWPSASSENMAALFKARVLASPLSNTKPPVLAREQSAQSEEFPGSNNWAVSGQISRTGSAIVANDMHLGIRVPNTWFRASFEYNDADDSPVKVTGATLPGTPNIIIGSNGHIAWGFTNSYGDWSDVVVLETNADESQYLTPDGYQDFIERKQIIAVKDKEAVNITVTDTIWGPVIGKNAQGNLLVYHWIAHDKAAVNMAITEFETTTNVAQALAIAARAGMPAQNLMVGDQQGNIGWTIMGPIPQRSTTFGAIPTSWADGKHKWLGLLPPQDYPKVINPDNSRLWTANSRVVGGEMLEKVGNGGYALGARSSQIKQNLNAKASFDEQALLDVALDDRALFLLRWQEFLLSKVLTDEMLVKHSSWQEVKKIISVKNLAASTDSVAYRLVRNFRLNTRTQVFDIFNENMTNIDHSYSFNTIRHQIEAPLWQLVNQQPENFLWRSHDSWSALFEASLEATLAQMTESTTLAKATWGQENISTIQHPLSNAVPFIGRWLDMPAVALPGDSYMPRVQGKSFGASQRMVVSPGHEEHGIFHMPTSQSGHPWSPYYGLGHENWVNGTASSFLPGPSVYTLTLLNY; translated from the coding sequence ATGAAATATTTTAAAAATACTTTGCTCGGCCTGCTGTTTGTTTTACTTTTAGTCCTTGCGAGTTTAGGCACCTGGATATACAGCCAAATTGACAGCGCATTGCCACAATTAGACGGCAAACGTACACTTTATGGCTTATCTACGAGCGCAACCGTAGAGCGAGACAAACAAGGCATAGTAACCATCAAAGCAAAAAATCGCTTAGATATTGCGGTAGCCACAGGTTTTGTTCATGCCCAAGAACGCTTTTTTCAAATGGATTTATTACGCCGAAACTCAGCAGGAGAGCTAGCCAGTCTATTTGGTGAAGCGGCTATCGATTATGACAGTGAGATTCGTCGTCACCGTTTTCGTGAACGCGCGATGGCAATCGTGGCGCAGCTATCAAGCGCTGAGTTGAACCTATTAAAAGCCTACACCCGTGGTGTTAATCAAGGACTAAAATACCTCAAAGCACCTCCTTTTGAATATTTATTACTGCGCCAAGAGCCAGTTGAATGGCGAGAAGAAGATACAATTTTAACCGTGCTCAGTATGTACATCGATTTACAATACCCTGATGGCGAACGTGAACGCACTTTAGGTTTATTACATTCGGTATTAAGCCCAGAAGTATTTGCCTTTCTTAACCCCAAAGGCAGTATATGGGATGCCGCCATTGATGGTACTGAGTTTAGTGAATCACCATTACCTAAAGCACCTTGGCCTTCAGCGTCAAGTGAGAATATGGCCGCGTTATTCAAAGCGCGAGTATTAGCATCACCATTATCGAACACAAAACCACCTGTTCTTGCTAGGGAGCAATCAGCTCAAAGTGAAGAGTTTCCGGGCTCAAATAACTGGGCTGTCAGTGGTCAAATCAGTAGAACAGGCAGCGCAATTGTTGCTAACGATATGCACTTAGGCATTCGTGTACCTAATACCTGGTTTAGAGCATCATTTGAATATAATGATGCTGATGATAGCCCTGTAAAAGTCACGGGAGCTACGCTACCAGGTACGCCTAATATAATTATTGGCAGTAATGGCCATATTGCATGGGGTTTCACTAATAGCTATGGTGACTGGAGCGATGTAGTCGTACTAGAAACCAACGCCGATGAAAGCCAATATTTAACACCTGATGGCTATCAAGACTTTATCGAACGTAAACAAATAATCGCGGTAAAAGATAAAGAAGCGGTAAATATCACGGTCACTGATACTATTTGGGGACCAGTTATTGGTAAAAATGCTCAAGGCAACTTATTGGTATATCACTGGATTGCGCACGATAAAGCCGCCGTTAATATGGCGATTACTGAATTTGAAACCACAACTAATGTAGCGCAAGCTTTGGCAATTGCTGCACGGGCCGGTATGCCTGCACAAAACTTAATGGTCGGGGATCAACAAGGCAATATCGGCTGGACAATTATGGGACCCATACCACAGCGTAGTACAACGTTTGGAGCAATACCGACCTCTTGGGCCGATGGCAAACATAAGTGGTTAGGATTATTGCCTCCACAAGACTATCCGAAAGTTATTAACCCTGACAATTCTCGTTTATGGACAGCAAATTCACGTGTTGTTGGTGGCGAAATGTTGGAGAAAGTCGGTAATGGCGGTTATGCGTTAGGGGCAAGATCATCGCAAATAAAACAGAACCTCAACGCTAAGGCATCTTTCGATGAACAAGCTTTGCTTGATGTCGCTCTCGATGATCGTGCTTTGTTCCTGTTACGCTGGCAAGAATTTCTCTTATCGAAAGTCCTAACGGATGAAATGCTAGTTAAACATAGCAGCTGGCAAGAAGTTAAAAAAATCATTAGCGTTAAGAACCTAGCGGCAAGTACCGACTCTGTTGCTTATCGCTTAGTAAGAAATTTTAGATTAAACACCAGAACGCAAGTTTTCGATATTTTCAATGAAAATATGACTAATATCGACCACAGCTATAGCTTTAATACGATACGTCACCAAATAGAAGCCCCACTATGGCAGTTGGTGAATCAGCAGCCGGAGAACTTTCTGTGGCGAAGTCATGACAGCTGGTCAGCGTTATTCGAAGCAAGTTTGGAAGCAACATTAGCACAAATGACTGAGTCAACAACGCTGGCAAAGGCAACGTGGGGTCAAGAAAATATCAGCACAATTCAGCACCCTTTAAGTAATGCGGTGCCCTTTATTGGCCGATGGCTTGATATGCCTGCCGTCGCATTACCTGGAGATAGTTATATGCCAAGAGTACAAGGTAAATCATTTGGTGCGTCACAGCGTATGGTGGTGTCTCCAGGTCATGAAGAGCATGGAATTTTTCATATGCCGACAAGTCAATCAG
- a CDS encoding (2Fe-2S)-binding protein → MITLNVNGKDHQFNDDGNMPLLWALRDVLKYTGTKYGCGKGLCGACTVHVDGQAIRSCVTPVLAIAQQKITTVEGLSEAGDHPVQQAWQDLNVPQCGYCQPGQMMSAAALLKRNAKPNDEDIELAMSGNICRCGTYQRIKQAIHLAADLATEVKGS, encoded by the coding sequence ATGATCACCTTAAACGTCAATGGTAAAGATCACCAATTTAATGATGATGGTAATATGCCATTGTTATGGGCATTGAGAGATGTTTTAAAATATACCGGCACCAAATATGGTTGCGGTAAAGGATTATGCGGAGCATGCACCGTACATGTTGATGGCCAAGCTATTCGCTCATGTGTAACACCAGTCTTAGCTATCGCACAACAAAAAATCACTACGGTTGAAGGGCTTTCTGAAGCTGGCGATCATCCTGTTCAGCAAGCATGGCAAGATTTAAATGTACCGCAGTGTGGTTATTGTCAACCCGGACAAATGATGTCAGCTGCTGCGCTATTAAAGCGTAATGCAAAACCTAACGATGAAGATATTGAACTTGCAATGAGTGGTAATATTTGTCGCTGTGGTACCTACCAACGTATTAAACAAGCGATTCATTTAGCTGCGGATCTTGCTACTGAAGTGAAGGGGAGCTAA
- a CDS encoding glutaredoxin — protein sequence MFLIRWPIGRLILLLNFLFSPSAPKRTSQLQKEVDASTAHLSLYQLPACPFCVKTRRAMKRLGLNIELRNINQHEHYREELINEGGKRTVPCLKIVNEDQSITWMYESGDIINYLQQFAR from the coding sequence ATGTTTTTAATTCGTTGGCCGATTGGCCGTTTAATTTTGTTATTAAACTTTTTATTTTCGCCAAGTGCACCAAAACGTACTTCTCAATTACAAAAAGAAGTCGATGCAAGTACGGCACATTTAAGTTTGTATCAATTGCCGGCTTGCCCATTTTGTGTGAAAACTCGTCGCGCCATGAAACGATTGGGGCTAAATATTGAATTGCGCAATATCAACCAGCATGAGCACTATCGTGAAGAGTTAATTAACGAAGGCGGTAAAAGAACCGTGCCATGTTTGAAAATTGTTAATGAAGATCAATCTATTACCTGGATGTATGAGTCAGGTGACATTATTAACTATTTACAACAATTTGCCCGTTAA